One window of Betaproteobacteria bacterium genomic DNA carries:
- a CDS encoding penicillin-binding protein 2 produces the protein MRFEKRTPELRLRLEGWRSRVVLALVACGFTVLGARAFYLQGMNHDFLKQKGEARYGRVVEMPASRGPVKDRNGQPLAISTPVESIWTSPEDFDVDEAKLRALAKALAVDPGEIRQKVANKDRQFVWLKRQLSPEQAVKVMALNIPGVFQQREYRRYYPAGEVMAHVVGFTGIDDSGQEGIELAQQSWLAGVPGSRKVIKDRKGRIVEDVESLKVPRDGREILLSIDQRLQFLAHRELKAAVEANRAKGGALVMLDACTGEVLALVNQPDYNPNNRANVTGRQTRNRSVTDIFEPGSTMKPFTIAAALEAGIVKPDTVIQTAPGSMVIGGWTISDSHPHGALTVQQVIQKSSNVGTAKIQLQMAAEDLGAFYHDLGFGAVPQTGFPGEAKGLLRPAAKWRPIEQATMAYGHGISVSLLQIARAYTIFTGEGHLLPISLVKRDNLPIGKPLVSRQTAHELGTMMEMAVGPGGTAPRAAVPGYRVAGKTGTAHKAQAGGYAEHKYVSSFVGFGPVSSPRFIVAVMLDEPSGGKYYGGDVSAPVFASVMGAALRMMSVPPDAPQTLNVQAPASPAATEARAPAAGSEG, from the coding sequence ATGAGATTCGAGAAGCGCACGCCGGAGCTGCGCCTTCGCCTGGAAGGCTGGCGCTCGCGCGTCGTGCTGGCGCTGGTCGCCTGCGGATTCACGGTGCTCGGGGCGCGAGCCTTCTACCTGCAGGGGATGAATCACGACTTCCTGAAGCAGAAGGGAGAGGCGCGCTACGGCCGCGTCGTCGAGATGCCCGCCTCGCGAGGCCCCGTGAAGGACCGCAACGGCCAGCCGCTCGCCATCTCCACCCCCGTGGAGTCGATCTGGACGAGCCCCGAGGACTTCGACGTGGACGAGGCGAAACTGCGCGCGCTGGCGAAGGCGCTCGCGGTCGATCCGGGCGAGATCCGCCAGAAAGTTGCCAACAAGGATCGCCAGTTCGTCTGGCTCAAGCGCCAGCTCTCGCCCGAACAGGCCGTCAAGGTGATGGCGCTCAACATCCCCGGGGTCTTCCAGCAGCGCGAATACCGTCGCTACTACCCGGCGGGCGAGGTGATGGCGCACGTGGTGGGATTCACCGGCATCGACGACAGCGGACAGGAGGGCATCGAGCTCGCGCAGCAGTCCTGGCTCGCGGGCGTGCCGGGCAGCCGCAAGGTGATCAAGGACAGGAAGGGCCGCATCGTCGAGGATGTGGAGAGCCTGAAGGTGCCGCGCGACGGGCGCGAGATCCTGCTCTCGATCGACCAGCGGCTGCAGTTCCTCGCGCATCGCGAGCTCAAGGCCGCGGTCGAGGCCAACCGCGCCAAGGGCGGGGCGCTCGTGATGCTCGATGCCTGCACGGGCGAGGTGCTGGCGCTCGTGAACCAGCCCGACTACAACCCCAACAACCGCGCCAACGTGACCGGCCGCCAGACGCGCAACCGTTCCGTGACGGACATCTTCGAGCCGGGCTCGACGATGAAGCCGTTCACGATCGCCGCGGCGCTCGAGGCCGGCATCGTGAAGCCCGACACCGTCATCCAGACGGCGCCGGGGTCGATGGTGATCGGCGGCTGGACGATCAGCGACTCGCATCCTCACGGCGCGCTAACCGTGCAGCAGGTGATCCAGAAGTCATCCAACGTCGGCACCGCCAAGATCCAGCTGCAGATGGCGGCCGAGGACCTGGGCGCCTTCTACCACGACCTCGGATTCGGCGCGGTGCCGCAGACGGGATTCCCGGGCGAGGCGAAGGGGCTGCTGCGACCCGCTGCGAAATGGAGGCCGATCGAGCAGGCCACGATGGCCTACGGCCACGGCATCTCGGTGTCGCTGCTGCAGATTGCGCGTGCCTACACGATATTCACCGGCGAAGGGCACCTGCTGCCGATCTCGCTCGTCAAGCGCGACAACCTCCCGATCGGCAAGCCGCTCGTCTCGCGCCAGACCGCGCACGAGCTGGGCACCATGATGGAAATGGCCGTGGGCCCGGGAGGCACCGCGCCGCGCGCGGCGGTGCCCGGCTACCGCGTGGCGGGCAAGACCGGCACCGCGCACAAGGCGCAGGCCGGCGGCTACGCGGAGCACAAGTATGTGTCCTCGTTCGTGGGCTTCGGCCCGGTGTCGAGCCCCCGCTTCATCGTGGCGGTGATGCTCGATGAGCCTTCGGGCGGAAAGTACTACGGCGGCGACGTGAGCGCGCCCGTGTTCGCTTCGGTGATGGGGGCGGCGCTCCGGATGATGTCGGTCCCGCCGGATGCGCCGCAGACGCTCAACGTGCAGGCGCCCGCGAGCCCGGCAGCCACAGAGGCGCGCGCACCTGCCGCCGGGAGCGAAGGATGA
- the ftsW gene encoding putative lipid II flippase FtsW, protein MLYNPGRRDTAIDQILVWSAVLLASFGLVMVYSASIAMAEAERFTGFRSHYFLARHGAYLLAGLLAGGLAFKVPVRHWQLAAPWLFMGGVAFLVAVLIPGIGREVNGARRWIAVGPATFQPSEIMKLLVVLYAADYTVRKAAFMDDLKKGFLPMFSVMFFVAGLLLREPDFGALVVVTTIAMAILFLGGLNWRIFVALAIGLAVAFVVLIVTSPYRLQRILGFMDPWADAYGKGYQLSHSLIAFGRGEWLGVGLGASVEKLFYLPEAHTDFLLAVIAEELGFAGVAAVLTLFLFLVVRAFAVGRQAASLERYYAALVAQGIGVWLSAQAFINMGVNMGLLPTKGLTLPFLSFGGTGIVMNCVAVAILLRIDFENRYLMRGGSL, encoded by the coding sequence ATGCTCTACAACCCCGGCCGCCGCGACACCGCCATCGACCAGATCCTCGTCTGGAGCGCGGTGCTGCTCGCGTCGTTCGGGCTGGTGATGGTCTATTCCGCGTCGATCGCGATGGCGGAGGCGGAACGTTTCACGGGGTTCCGGTCGCACTATTTCCTGGCGCGGCACGGGGCCTACCTCCTGGCCGGCCTCCTCGCCGGCGGGCTCGCGTTCAAGGTGCCGGTGCGCCACTGGCAGCTGGCGGCGCCGTGGCTCTTCATGGGGGGGGTCGCGTTCCTGGTCGCCGTGCTCATCCCCGGGATCGGGCGCGAGGTGAACGGGGCGCGGCGCTGGATAGCGGTCGGCCCCGCCACCTTCCAGCCGTCCGAGATCATGAAGCTCCTCGTCGTGCTCTATGCCGCGGACTACACCGTGCGCAAGGCCGCGTTCATGGACGACCTGAAGAAGGGGTTCCTGCCCATGTTCTCGGTGATGTTCTTCGTTGCCGGGCTGCTGCTGCGCGAGCCGGATTTCGGCGCGCTGGTCGTCGTGACCACGATCGCGATGGCGATCCTTTTCCTGGGCGGGCTCAACTGGCGCATCTTCGTGGCGCTCGCCATCGGGCTCGCGGTGGCATTCGTGGTGCTGATCGTCACCTCGCCGTACCGGCTGCAGCGCATCCTCGGCTTCATGGACCCGTGGGCGGACGCCTACGGCAAGGGTTACCAGCTCTCGCACTCGCTCATCGCCTTCGGGCGCGGCGAATGGCTGGGCGTGGGGCTGGGCGCCTCGGTCGAGAAGCTCTTCTACCTGCCGGAGGCGCACACCGACTTCCTGCTGGCCGTCATCGCCGAGGAACTCGGCTTCGCGGGCGTGGCGGCGGTGCTCACGCTCTTCCTCTTTCTCGTGGTGCGCGCCTTCGCGGTGGGGCGCCAGGCCGCAAGCCTCGAGCGCTACTACGCGGCGCTCGTCGCGCAGGGGATCGGCGTATGGCTGTCGGCGCAGGCCTTCATCAACATGGGCGTGAACATGGGCCTGCTGCCGACCAAGGGGCTCACGCTGCCGTTTCTCTCCTTCGGCGGCACGGGCATCGTGATGAACTGCGTGGCCGTCGCCATCCTCCTGCGCATCGATTTCGAGAACAGGTACCTGATGCGGGGAGGCTCCCTGTGA
- a CDS encoding phospho-N-acetylmuramoyl-pentapeptide-transferase, whose amino-acid sequence MLLELAQWLSGEIRAFNVFTYITLRTVLAALTALAISFLIGPAMIRRLTAYRIGQSVRDDGPQTHLVKTGTPTMGGALILVAVAVTTLLWADLQNRYVWICLVTTLGFGAIGWVDDWRKVVHRNPKGLSARSKFFWQSLIAFTAVAVLAYSAKLPQQTVLIVPFFKTVAIPLGAIGFLILGFFVVVGTSNAVNLTDGLDGLAIMPTVMIAAALAVFAYVTGHAVFSRYLGFPFISGAGELAVFCAAIAGAGLAFLWFNAYPAEVFMGDVGALALGAALGMVAIVVRQEIVLFIMGGVFVVETLSVMIQVASFKLTGRRVFRMAPLHHHYELKGWKENQVVVRFWIITMMLVLFGLSTLKLR is encoded by the coding sequence ATGCTCCTTGAACTGGCGCAATGGCTTTCGGGCGAGATCCGCGCCTTCAACGTCTTCACCTACATCACGCTGCGCACGGTGCTGGCAGCCCTGACCGCGCTCGCCATCTCGTTCCTCATCGGACCGGCCATGATCCGGCGGCTCACCGCCTACCGGATCGGGCAGTCGGTGCGCGACGACGGGCCGCAGACGCATCTCGTGAAGACGGGGACGCCCACCATGGGCGGGGCGCTCATCCTGGTGGCGGTGGCGGTCACGACGCTCCTGTGGGCGGACCTCCAGAACCGCTATGTGTGGATCTGCCTCGTCACCACGCTCGGCTTCGGCGCCATCGGCTGGGTGGATGACTGGCGCAAGGTGGTGCACCGCAATCCCAAGGGCCTGTCCGCGCGCTCGAAATTCTTCTGGCAGTCCCTGATCGCCTTCACCGCCGTGGCGGTCCTGGCGTACAGCGCGAAGCTGCCGCAGCAGACGGTCCTCATCGTGCCCTTCTTCAAGACGGTTGCCATCCCGCTGGGGGCGATCGGCTTCCTGATCCTGGGATTCTTCGTGGTCGTGGGGACCTCGAACGCCGTGAACCTCACCGACGGGCTGGACGGGCTCGCGATCATGCCCACGGTGATGATCGCCGCGGCACTCGCGGTCTTCGCCTACGTGACCGGGCATGCCGTGTTCTCCAGGTACCTCGGATTCCCGTTCATCTCGGGCGCGGGCGAGCTCGCCGTCTTCTGCGCGGCGATCGCGGGCGCCGGGCTCGCGTTCCTGTGGTTCAACGCCTACCCGGCCGAAGTCTTCATGGGCGATGTGGGCGCGCTTGCCCTGGGCGCCGCGCTGGGCATGGTGGCGATCGTGGTCAGGCAGGAGATCGTCCTTTTCATCATGGGCGGCGTGTTCGTGGTGGAGACGCTCTCCGTGATGATCCAGGTGGCCTCCTTCAAGCTGACGGGCAGGCGCGTCTTCCGCATGGCGCCGCTGCACCACCACTACGAATTGAAGGGCTGGAAGGAAAACCAGGTGGTGGTTCGCTTCTGGATCATCACGATGATGCTCGTGCTCTTCGGGCTCTCCACTTTGAAGTTGAGGTGA
- the murD gene encoding UDP-N-acetylmuramoyl-L-alanine--D-glutamate ligase codes for MGHDDWAGKTVLVLGLGDTGLSCVRWLAQEGARLRGADTRQAPPCLGAVREAVPGIRIDLGPLGSASLAGVDAVAASPGVALREPVLREAAARGIEIVGDVEIFGREVARSAPGARVIGITGTNGKSTVTALAGAMARAAGRRTVVAGNIGLPVLDALREAQVQGHPEFYVIELSSYQLETTSSLALACGAMLNLTQDHLDRYDSMQGYADAKSRIFRHCGTRVLNRDDPWSLGLEDGSSVTFGLGAPLHDRQWGIADGWLVEGREPLVAMDGMPVAGLHNAANALAAHALCRSAGLEGEALTRAIGEFRGLPHRSERVATARGVVFYDDSKGTNVGATVAALEGMRETAVLIAGGDGKGQDFAPLAPAVKAKARAVVLIGRDAPAVEAALAATGVPCLRAATMEAAVEAAFLAATPGDAVLLSPACASFDMFANYRQRGEVFAAAARALAERAEG; via the coding sequence ATGGGACATGACGACTGGGCAGGCAAGACCGTTCTCGTTCTGGGGCTCGGTGACACGGGGCTTTCGTGCGTTCGTTGGCTCGCTCAGGAGGGCGCGCGGCTGCGCGGTGCCGACACGCGGCAAGCGCCTCCGTGCCTGGGAGCGGTCCGCGAGGCGGTCCCCGGCATCCGCATCGACCTCGGCCCACTCGGATCCGCGAGCCTGGCAGGCGTGGACGCGGTCGCTGCGAGTCCGGGCGTTGCGCTTCGCGAGCCGGTCCTCCGGGAGGCCGCTGCCCGCGGCATCGAGATCGTCGGCGATGTCGAGATCTTCGGGCGCGAAGTGGCGCGCTCGGCCCCCGGAGCACGCGTGATCGGGATCACCGGCACCAACGGCAAGAGCACCGTGACGGCGCTCGCGGGCGCGATGGCGCGCGCCGCGGGGCGGCGCACGGTGGTGGCCGGCAACATCGGCCTGCCGGTGCTCGATGCGCTGCGGGAAGCGCAAGTGCAGGGCCACCCCGAGTTCTACGTGATCGAGCTCTCGAGCTACCAGCTCGAGACGACCTCGAGCCTGGCGCTCGCGTGCGGCGCGATGCTCAACCTCACGCAGGACCACCTCGATCGCTACGACTCGATGCAGGGCTACGCCGACGCGAAGTCGCGCATCTTCCGCCACTGCGGGACGCGCGTGCTCAACCGCGACGACCCGTGGAGCCTGGGGCTCGAGGACGGGAGCAGCGTCACCTTCGGCCTGGGTGCGCCGCTGCACGACAGGCAGTGGGGCATCGCCGACGGTTGGCTGGTCGAGGGCCGCGAGCCCCTCGTGGCGATGGACGGGATGCCGGTGGCCGGGCTGCACAACGCCGCCAATGCCCTGGCCGCGCACGCGCTGTGCCGGAGCGCGGGGCTGGAGGGCGAGGCGCTCACTCGCGCCATCGGCGAATTCCGCGGCCTTCCGCACCGTTCCGAGCGCGTTGCGACGGCGCGGGGCGTTGTCTTCTATGACGACTCCAAGGGAACGAACGTGGGCGCCACGGTGGCCGCGCTCGAGGGAATGCGGGAGACGGCGGTGCTCATCGCCGGCGGTGACGGCAAGGGTCAGGATTTCGCCCCTCTCGCCCCGGCGGTGAAGGCGAAGGCACGGGCGGTGGTGTTGATCGGCCGCGACGCGCCGGCCGTCGAGGCGGCGCTCGCCGCCACGGGCGTGCCGTGCCTGCGCGCCGCGACGATGGAGGCCGCGGTGGAGGCGGCCTTCCTGGCTGCAACACCGGGCGATGCGGTGCTCCTGTCGCCCGCGTGCGCGAGCTTCGACATGTTCGCCAACTACAGGCAGCGCGGCGAGGTCTTCGCAGCCGCCGCGCGCGCCCTCGCGGAGCGCGCGGAGGGCTGA
- the mraZ gene encoding division/cell wall cluster transcriptional repressor MraZ: MFQGASQINLDAKGRLAVPTRVRDPLTQGGTVPVVLTAHPDKCLLLYPAPAWEPVRTRVMSFPSLDAAFNPWKRLLVGFAEELALDGAGRLLISPELRAFAGIDKRVMFIGQGSYYEIWDLERWQQQLDRLTAGGTPVLPPGMENFSL, from the coding sequence GTGTTTCAGGGAGCATCACAGATCAATCTCGATGCGAAGGGCCGCCTGGCGGTGCCGACGCGCGTGCGCGATCCCCTGACCCAGGGCGGCACCGTGCCGGTCGTCCTCACGGCGCATCCGGACAAGTGCCTGCTGCTGTACCCGGCCCCCGCATGGGAGCCGGTGCGGACGAGGGTGATGTCCTTTCCCAGCCTCGACGCCGCATTCAACCCGTGGAAGCGCCTGCTCGTCGGTTTCGCCGAAGAACTGGCGCTCGACGGCGCAGGCCGCCTCCTCATTTCCCCCGAGCTCCGGGCATTCGCGGGCATCGACAAGCGCGTGATGTTCATCGGGCAGGGGAGCTACTACGAGATCTGGGACCTCGAGCGCTGGCAGCAGCAGCTCGACCGGCTGACCGCCGGAGGCACACCGGTCCTGCCCCCCGGGATGGAGAACTTTTCGCTGTGA
- the rsmH gene encoding 16S rRNA (cytosine(1402)-N(4))-methyltransferase RsmH, producing MSEVAHVPVFLEEAVAALRVRPDGIYVDGTFGRGGHSAAILARLGVRGRLLAFDQDPEALAAHALADRRLELIHGRFSTMTRELAARGVDSVAGVLLDLGVSSPQLDEARRGFSFAKDGPLDMRMDPTRGETAADWLNRATEQEIREVIGTYGEERFAKQVAGAIVAARNREPFGTTGQLAEVVGGAVRTREPGKHPATRTFQALRIHLNQELAELEMTLPLAVDLLEPDGRLAVISFHSLEDRIVKTFMREGARADKLPRGLPVRAKDLPEPRLRLIGRAIRPSDAELAANARARSATLRVAERTRA from the coding sequence GTGAGTGAGGTAGCCCATGTCCCGGTCTTTCTCGAAGAAGCCGTCGCTGCCCTCCGAGTCCGTCCCGACGGGATCTACGTCGATGGCACCTTTGGCCGCGGCGGGCACAGCGCGGCCATCCTCGCCCGGCTCGGTGTTCGCGGAAGACTTCTCGCTTTTGATCAGGACCCCGAGGCGCTTGCGGCTCACGCGCTCGCGGATCGACGTCTTGAGCTGATCCATGGCCGGTTTTCGACAATGACCCGCGAGCTGGCCGCGCGGGGCGTGGACAGCGTGGCAGGGGTGCTGCTCGACCTCGGTGTTTCGTCTCCGCAGCTCGACGAGGCCCGCCGCGGCTTCAGTTTCGCGAAGGACGGTCCGCTCGACATGCGCATGGACCCCACCCGGGGGGAAACGGCGGCCGATTGGCTCAATCGGGCGACAGAACAGGAAATCAGGGAGGTCATCGGCACCTATGGGGAAGAACGGTTTGCTAAACAGGTTGCAGGAGCGATTGTTGCGGCAAGGAACCGCGAGCCATTCGGGACCACAGGGCAGCTTGCCGAGGTCGTGGGTGGCGCGGTTCGGACGCGCGAGCCGGGCAAGCATCCGGCGACCCGGACCTTTCAGGCTCTTCGGATTCACCTCAATCAAGAGCTTGCGGAGCTCGAAATGACGCTGCCCCTGGCGGTCGATCTCCTCGAGCCCGACGGGCGGCTGGCGGTCATCAGCTTTCATTCGCTCGAGGACCGGATCGTGAAGACCTTCATGCGCGAAGGCGCGCGCGCGGACAAGCTGCCGCGCGGGCTGCCCGTACGCGCGAAGGATCTTCCCGAGCCGCGCCTTCGGCTCATCGGCCGTGCCATCCGCCCCTCGGATGCCGAGCTCGCCGCCAATGCCCGGGCGCGCAGCGCCACGCTGCGCGTAGCCGAGCGCACCCGGGCCTGA
- the ftsL gene encoding cell division protein FtsL, with protein sequence MARVNLLLLAIAMVCALGVITAQHKARKLFVDLEAGQAAAKRLDEEFTQLQLEQSTWATNKRVEAIASKSLGMRLPEPGATRVITLGEPAQAAKP encoded by the coding sequence ATGGCGCGCGTGAACCTCCTCCTCCTTGCCATCGCCATGGTCTGCGCGCTCGGCGTGATCACGGCCCAGCACAAGGCGAGGAAGCTTTTCGTCGATCTCGAGGCCGGGCAGGCGGCGGCGAAAAGGCTGGACGAGGAATTCACGCAGTTGCAGCTCGAGCAGAGCACGTGGGCCACCAACAAGCGGGTCGAGGCGATCGCCTCGAAATCGCTGGGGATGCGCCTGCCGGAGCCGGGCGCGACCCGCGTCATCACGCTGGGCGAGCCCGCGCAGGCCGCGAAGCCATGA
- a CDS encoding UDP-N-acetylmuramoyl-tripeptide--D-alanyl-D-alanine ligase translates to MMDLEEAARAVGGDCASAGVAFSGVSTDSRTIAAGDLFVALAGERFDGHDYVPKAIGRGASAALVSRRVGNEQEIPQIVVKDTKAALGKLAAAWRARFFLPVVALTGSNGKTTVKEMLASILAAHCGGRADVLATEGNLNNDIGLPLMLLRLRDHHRYGVFEMGMNHLGEIDYLSRLAAPGVALVNNAHRAHIGILGTIGAIAQAKGEVYAGLRAGGIALVNEDDPYSRYWKGLAAGHRVITFGTAGSAAVRGHLDEGQVRFVTPLDAFAVTLQVPGEHNMRNAIAACAAAFALEIPPHAVQAGLASFSGAKGRLERKRGAGGAVLVDDTYNANPDSMKAAVRVLAGAPGRRVLVMGDMGELGESAAAMHAEIGAFAKGEGIERLLALGPLSAHAVKAFGEGATHFQALEALATEARALARPGVTILVKGSRFMHMERVAQRLAKEDGHAP, encoded by the coding sequence ATGATGGACCTCGAGGAAGCCGCGCGCGCCGTGGGAGGCGATTGCGCGAGCGCGGGCGTCGCGTTCTCGGGTGTCTCGACGGACAGCCGCACGATCGCCGCCGGGGACCTGTTCGTCGCCCTGGCCGGCGAGCGCTTCGACGGGCACGACTACGTTCCCAAGGCGATCGGCCGCGGCGCGTCCGCCGCCCTCGTGTCGCGCCGGGTGGGCAACGAGCAGGAAATCCCGCAGATCGTCGTGAAGGATACGAAGGCGGCGCTCGGGAAGCTCGCTGCTGCGTGGCGCGCCCGCTTCTTCCTGCCGGTCGTCGCCCTCACGGGGAGCAACGGCAAGACCACGGTAAAGGAAATGCTCGCCTCGATCCTCGCGGCGCACTGCGGCGGACGCGCGGACGTGCTCGCCACCGAAGGCAACCTCAACAACGACATCGGCCTGCCGCTGATGCTCCTCAGGCTTCGCGACCACCATCGCTACGGCGTGTTCGAGATGGGCATGAACCACCTGGGCGAGATCGACTATCTCTCGCGCCTGGCCGCCCCCGGCGTCGCGCTCGTGAACAACGCCCACCGCGCGCACATCGGGATACTCGGCACGATCGGGGCCATCGCGCAGGCGAAGGGAGAGGTCTACGCGGGCCTGCGTGCCGGAGGCATCGCACTCGTGAACGAGGACGATCCCTATTCCCGCTACTGGAAGGGACTTGCGGCCGGGCACCGGGTGATCACCTTCGGGACTGCCGGATCCGCCGCCGTCCGCGGGCACCTCGACGAGGGCCAGGTCCGCTTCGTCACGCCGCTCGATGCCTTCGCCGTGACGCTGCAGGTCCCGGGCGAGCACAACATGCGCAACGCCATCGCGGCGTGCGCCGCGGCCTTCGCACTCGAGATTCCCCCGCACGCGGTCCAGGCGGGGCTCGCCTCATTCAGCGGCGCGAAAGGCCGGCTCGAACGCAAGCGCGGCGCGGGCGGGGCGGTGCTCGTGGACGACACGTACAACGCCAACCCCGATTCGATGAAGGCCGCCGTCCGCGTGCTCGCCGGGGCGCCCGGCCGGCGCGTCCTCGTGATGGGCGACATGGGCGAGCTGGGCGAAAGCGCGGCCGCGATGCACGCGGAGATCGGCGCGTTCGCCAAGGGCGAGGGCATCGAGCGCCTGCTTGCCCTGGGTCCGCTGAGCGCGCACGCGGTCAAGGCGTTCGGCGAGGGCGCCACGCACTTCCAGGCCCTGGAGGCGCTGGCCACGGAAGCGCGCGCGCTGGCCAGGCCGGGCGTCACGATCCTCGTGAAGGGATCGCGGTTCATGCACATGGAGCGGGTCGCGCAGCGGCTCGCCAAGGAGGACGGCCATGCTCCTTGA
- a CDS encoding UDP-N-acetylmuramoyl-L-alanyl-D-glutamate--2,6-diaminopimelate ligase gives MNAVAHSADVSAPSLGERLARLGVPLVDLTTDSRQVKRGSVFVAYPGSSRDGRAFIADAIARGAAAVIWERRGFEWDRRWEVPNLAIEDLRGKASEIAGLAYGDASGLLWMVGVTGTNGKTSVAQWVAQAFDALGRRAAALGTLGNGLVGERMEAKNTTPDPVVLQRELADYLRRGAKVAAMEVSSHGLDQGRAGGIRFDVAVFTNLTRDHLDYHGTMEAYAEAKYRLFNARGVGRAVINVDDAWGRRFADRLRESPVDVIGYGLGDGRLRACGVSQSEAGLRFRVEGEWGAGEVAVPVLGAFNVSNLLAVIATLLASGVELAGALAAVEKLKPVPGRLERLGGGGLPLVVIDYAHTPDALEKALDAVRPVVAAGQRLLCVFGCGGDRDAGKRPIMGEAAARLSDHVIVTSDNPRGEDAQAIIHQVLAGVLSGSVESVVDRQVAIFTAIHQATRGDVVLVAGKGHETWQEIAGVRHPFSDAEVASAALEAWPR, from the coding sequence ATGAACGCCGTGGCGCATTCCGCGGACGTCTCGGCCCCGTCCCTGGGCGAGCGCCTCGCCCGACTGGGCGTGCCGCTCGTCGATCTCACCACGGATTCGCGGCAGGTGAAGCGGGGTTCCGTGTTCGTCGCCTATCCGGGCAGCAGCCGCGACGGCCGTGCCTTCATCGCCGATGCCATCGCCCGGGGCGCCGCGGCCGTGATCTGGGAGCGCCGCGGCTTCGAGTGGGATCGGCGCTGGGAGGTGCCCAACCTCGCCATCGAGGACTTGCGCGGCAAGGCGAGCGAGATTGCGGGCCTGGCGTACGGCGACGCTTCCGGACTGCTCTGGATGGTGGGCGTCACGGGCACCAACGGAAAGACTTCCGTCGCCCAGTGGGTCGCGCAGGCCTTCGATGCGCTCGGTCGCCGCGCCGCGGCCCTCGGCACGCTGGGCAACGGTCTCGTGGGCGAGCGCATGGAGGCGAAGAACACGACGCCGGACCCGGTTGTTCTGCAGCGCGAGCTGGCCGATTACCTGCGCCGCGGCGCCAAGGTCGCGGCGATGGAAGTCTCGAGCCATGGCCTCGACCAGGGACGCGCCGGCGGTATCCGCTTCGACGTCGCGGTGTTCACGAACCTCACGCGTGACCACCTCGACTACCACGGAACGATGGAGGCCTATGCAGAGGCCAAGTACCGGTTGTTCAACGCGCGCGGGGTAGGCCGCGCCGTGATCAACGTCGACGATGCCTGGGGAAGGCGATTCGCGGACCGGCTCCGGGAATCGCCTGTCGACGTGATCGGCTACGGACTCGGAGACGGGCGTCTTCGCGCCTGCGGCGTGTCGCAGTCCGAGGCCGGGCTGCGTTTCCGCGTCGAGGGCGAATGGGGCGCGGGCGAGGTCGCGGTCCCCGTACTCGGCGCCTTCAACGTGTCGAACCTCCTCGCCGTGATCGCCACGCTGCTCGCAAGTGGCGTCGAGCTTGCCGGCGCACTGGCAGCCGTCGAAAAGCTGAAGCCCGTGCCCGGCCGCCTCGAGCGTCTCGGCGGCGGCGGGCTGCCGCTCGTGGTCATCGACTATGCGCATACGCCGGACGCGCTGGAGAAGGCTCTGGACGCCGTGCGCCCGGTCGTTGCCGCGGGGCAACGCCTGTTGTGCGTCTTCGGATGCGGCGGCGATCGCGATGCCGGCAAGCGCCCGATCATGGGCGAGGCGGCCGCGCGGCTTTCCGACCACGTGATCGTCACCAGCGACAACCCGCGCGGGGAAGACGCGCAGGCGATCATTCATCAGGTCCTGGCGGGTGTGCTGAGCGGAAGCGTCGAGTCCGTCGTGGACCGCCAGGTGGCGATTTTCACCGCGATCCACCAGGCGACGCGGGGTGACGTGGTGCTCGTGGCGGGCAAGGGCCACGAGACCTGGCAGGAGATCGCCGGCGTGCGCCACCCCTTCAGCGACGCCGAGGTGGCGTCTGCCGCACTCGAGGCATGGCCCCGATGA